Proteins encoded within one genomic window of Geotalea daltonii FRC-32:
- a CDS encoding Ppx/GppA phosphatase family protein — translation MTELKASIDLGTNTARLLIGFKEDEHTIRQVLLKRQITRLGGGFTRESGISPEAEARSLAAMQEFAGEILRHNVGKIRAVATSAVRDATNGAEFCRKVFDETGIQLQVISGEQEALFTLRGVLAGLDNKKGKFLVFDVGGGSTEYTLAEDSLPVFTRSLPLGVVRLTEGKSGPEAMTEKIRRELAALGGEMNRSAVDLGGTILVGTAGTATTLAAIHMEMTDYDYRLVNNHTMALADIEKIHARLLPLSPEERLKVKGLEKGREDLIVAGTLITINTMKHFGFNSLKISDFGQLEGLLLED, via the coding sequence ATGACAGAACTTAAAGCATCAATTGATCTTGGAACAAACACCGCTCGTCTGCTGATCGGCTTCAAGGAAGATGAACATACAATCAGGCAGGTACTCCTGAAACGGCAGATTACCAGACTCGGGGGAGGCTTTACCCGTGAAAGCGGAATTTCACCAGAAGCTGAAGCCAGATCTCTTGCCGCCATGCAGGAGTTCGCTGGCGAAATCCTGCGCCACAACGTCGGCAAAATCCGTGCTGTTGCCACCAGCGCCGTCCGGGATGCGACTAACGGAGCTGAATTTTGCCGCAAGGTCTTTGATGAAACGGGTATACAGCTTCAGGTCATTTCCGGTGAACAGGAGGCTCTTTTTACCCTGCGCGGCGTACTGGCTGGCCTTGATAACAAAAAAGGGAAGTTCCTCGTTTTCGACGTGGGTGGTGGCAGCACCGAATATACCCTTGCTGAAGACAGCTTGCCGGTTTTCACCCGGAGCCTTCCCTTGGGTGTGGTGCGACTTACCGAAGGAAAATCCGGCCCTGAGGCAATGACGGAGAAGATCCGCCGTGAACTGGCTGCACTGGGTGGAGAAATGAACAGATCGGCAGTAGACTTGGGCGGGACTATTCTGGTGGGCACCGCCGGCACGGCGACCACCCTGGCAGCAATCCATATGGAGATGACGGATTATGATTACCGGCTGGTCAACAACCATACCATGGCACTGGCAGACATAGAGAAAATCCATGCTCGCCTTCTTCCACTATCGCCGGAAGAGCGGCTGAAGGTGAAAGGGCTGGAAAAGGGGAGGGAAGACCTGATTGTGGCCGGGACCCTGATAACGATCAACACCATGAAACACTTCGGTTTCAACAGTCTCAAAATCAGCGATTTCGGGCAGCTGGAAGGGTTGTTGCTCGAGGATTAA
- a CDS encoding branched-chain amino acid ABC transporter permease → MKNSLIKYAAFVAIILVIPFLMKESYLINVMVFVGINTMLAVALNLLLGYAGQISLGHAAFFGLGAYSSGVLTATHGMNPWLVMFAAAAVVGMLAFLIGFPILKLKGHYLAMATLGFGIILYIVFNETVDITGGPSGLSGIPNLQLGQMTFDSDMKNYYLIWVFALLVMLFAVNLTNSRIGRSLRAIHDSEIAARVMGVNARLLKVQIFALSAVISSLAGSLYAHTMAFVAPASFGFNFSVELLTMVVIGGLGSVYGSFLGAALLTLLPEFLRFLHDYDIVFYGLLLMLMIMFMPGGLVRGIPALFRRVSSRRRERSADA, encoded by the coding sequence GTGAAGAACTCTCTTATTAAATATGCAGCCTTTGTCGCGATTATTCTCGTCATCCCATTTCTGATGAAAGAGAGTTACCTGATCAATGTCATGGTCTTCGTTGGCATCAACACCATGCTTGCCGTGGCTTTGAACCTGCTGCTCGGCTATGCCGGCCAGATATCCCTCGGGCACGCGGCCTTTTTCGGCCTTGGCGCCTACAGCTCCGGTGTGCTCACCGCTACCCACGGCATGAATCCGTGGCTGGTGATGTTTGCAGCTGCCGCAGTTGTCGGTATGCTGGCATTTCTCATAGGATTCCCCATCCTGAAGCTGAAAGGGCACTATCTGGCCATGGCCACCCTCGGCTTCGGCATCATCCTCTATATCGTCTTCAACGAGACTGTCGACATAACAGGCGGCCCATCAGGCTTGTCCGGCATACCAAACCTTCAATTGGGACAGATGACCTTCGATTCCGACATGAAAAATTACTACCTGATCTGGGTCTTTGCCCTGTTGGTCATGCTCTTCGCCGTAAATCTCACCAATTCACGCATAGGGCGCTCCCTCAGGGCAATCCATGATTCGGAGATCGCCGCCCGCGTCATGGGGGTCAATGCACGACTGCTCAAGGTCCAGATATTTGCCCTTTCCGCCGTCATTTCCTCTCTGGCCGGCAGTCTTTACGCCCACACCATGGCCTTTGTCGCACCGGCTTCTTTCGGCTTCAACTTTTCGGTGGAGCTTCTGACCATGGTAGTCATCGGCGGCCTCGGCAGTGTTTACGGCTCTTTTCTGGGGGCTGCTCTCCTTACGTTGCTGCCCGAATTCCTCCGCTTTCTCCACGATTACGATATTGTTTTTTACGGCCTGCTCCTCATGCTGATGATAATGTTCATGCCGGGAGGCCTGGTACGGGGCATACCGGCACTGTTTCGCCGGGTATCGAGCCGGAGAAGGGAAAGGTCGGCCGATGCTTGA
- a CDS encoding phenylacetate--CoA ligase family protein, which translates to MFNEEFETLPRPALEALQLKRLQTMLERIYANVPFYKNALDKAGVKPGQITSLADLQRLPFTYKQDMRDSYPYGLFAAKMEDIVRIHASSGTTGKPTVVGYTRKDIETWSELMARSFAAAGVHRGDIIHNSYGYGLFTGGLGAHYGAERLGASVIPMSGGNTKKQIMIMKDFGSTVLTCTPSYSLFMAESAVEEDVDFRNLSLRVGIFGAEPWSDSMRKEIEGKLNLSAIDIYGLSEIMGPGVAIECQQAKQGLHIWEDHFIPEIIDPITGEVLPPGTKGELVITTITKEGIPLLRYRTRDITSITFEPCVCGRTHARIARMSGRSDDMLIIRGVNVFPSQIESILMGIEGVEPHYVLIVERKGNLDVLEVQVEVGENLFSDEVKHLQALSHSIEKEIKDMLGVSCKVRLVEPKTIARSEGKAKRVIDNRTMGN; encoded by the coding sequence ATGTTCAATGAAGAATTTGAAACTCTTCCCAGACCGGCGCTGGAAGCACTGCAGCTTAAACGTTTGCAGACTATGCTGGAGCGCATCTATGCCAATGTTCCCTTTTATAAAAATGCCCTGGACAAGGCAGGAGTAAAACCGGGACAGATAACGTCATTGGCCGACCTGCAGCGACTCCCCTTCACCTACAAGCAGGATATGCGGGACAGTTATCCCTATGGCCTCTTTGCCGCAAAAATGGAAGACATTGTTCGCATTCATGCCTCTTCCGGCACCACCGGCAAACCGACAGTGGTTGGCTATACCCGCAAGGATATCGAGACATGGTCCGAACTGATGGCCCGTTCCTTCGCAGCTGCCGGCGTCCACAGGGGTGACATCATCCATAACTCCTATGGTTACGGCCTCTTCACCGGCGGTCTCGGTGCCCATTACGGCGCAGAGAGGCTGGGAGCCTCGGTTATTCCCATGTCGGGGGGAAATACCAAAAAGCAGATCATGATCATGAAAGATTTCGGTTCGACTGTCCTGACTTGTACACCCTCATATTCCTTGTTTATGGCCGAATCGGCAGTGGAGGAGGATGTGGATTTCAGGAATCTCAGTCTGCGGGTCGGCATTTTCGGTGCCGAACCATGGTCAGACTCCATGCGCAAGGAGATCGAGGGCAAGCTGAACCTGTCTGCCATAGACATATACGGACTGTCGGAAATCATGGGGCCGGGCGTCGCCATAGAATGCCAGCAGGCAAAGCAGGGGCTGCATATCTGGGAAGATCACTTCATTCCGGAGATTATCGATCCCATAACAGGAGAGGTGCTTCCTCCAGGCACAAAGGGGGAACTGGTCATAACGACCATCACCAAGGAAGGCATCCCGCTCTTGCGCTACCGGACCAGGGACATTACCAGTATCACCTTCGAGCCATGTGTTTGTGGCAGAACCCATGCACGGATCGCCAGGATGAGCGGCCGGAGCGATGACATGCTCATCATCCGCGGCGTGAATGTCTTCCCGTCCCAGATTGAGTCGATCCTCATGGGAATCGAGGGGGTCGAACCCCATTACGTGCTGATCGTCGAGCGTAAGGGAAACCTGGATGTCCTGGAAGTGCAGGTGGAGGTTGGAGAAAACCTCTTTTCCGATGAAGTCAAACACCTTCAGGCTCTTTCCCATTCCATCGAAAAAGAGATCAAGGATATGCTGGGCGTAAGCTGCAAGGTGCGGCTGGTTGAGCCGAAAACCATCGCCCGTAGCGAAGGCAAAGCGAAACGGGTTATCGACAACAGGACCATGGGGAACTGA
- a CDS encoding ABC transporter substrate-binding protein, whose product MRHRLLPFISAATLILSSVTAFAAPTIKIGALFSVTGPAAFLGEPERNTAVMVVDQINKAGGIKGKKLELVVYDTGGDATKAKQLVNKLIKNDKVSAIIGPSTTGESMAIINDVEKAGIPLISCSAGIKITEPAKKWVFKTAQNDSLAVARIYDYLQKHKLTKVAILTVSDGFGQSGREQLKAQAARYGISVISDDTYGPKDTDMSAQLTKVRGSKAQALICWGTNPGPAVVAKNARQLGIKIPLFMSHGVSSKKFIQLAGDAAEGIKLPSGKVIVADVLPASDPQKKSLLSFVNDYKRQFKAEGDHFGGHAWDAVMLLKGAIERGGDAPAGIRNQLEKTRQFHGIGGTFTFTPKDHAGLGKDAFVLVEVKNRDWVLVK is encoded by the coding sequence ATGCGGCACAGATTATTGCCATTTATTTCTGCAGCAACCTTGATACTGTCCAGCGTAACAGCCTTTGCGGCGCCAACCATAAAAATCGGCGCACTTTTTTCCGTTACCGGCCCGGCTGCTTTCCTTGGCGAACCAGAGCGCAATACTGCCGTAATGGTTGTTGATCAAATCAACAAGGCAGGGGGCATCAAGGGCAAGAAGCTTGAGCTGGTGGTTTACGACACCGGCGGTGACGCAACGAAAGCCAAACAGCTGGTCAACAAGCTGATCAAGAATGACAAAGTCTCGGCAATCATCGGCCCCAGTACTACCGGTGAATCCATGGCAATCATCAATGACGTGGAAAAGGCAGGTATACCTCTGATTTCCTGTTCAGCAGGAATAAAAATTACCGAGCCTGCCAAAAAGTGGGTCTTCAAGACTGCCCAGAATGATTCCCTTGCCGTGGCCAGGATATACGACTACCTGCAGAAGCACAAGCTGACCAAGGTAGCCATCCTCACCGTTTCCGACGGTTTCGGCCAGTCCGGCCGCGAGCAGCTTAAGGCCCAGGCTGCCAGGTATGGCATCTCCGTTATTTCCGATGATACTTACGGACCGAAAGATACCGACATGTCGGCACAACTGACGAAGGTCAGAGGCTCCAAGGCCCAGGCGCTCATTTGCTGGGGGACCAATCCCGGGCCGGCGGTTGTTGCCAAGAATGCACGCCAGCTGGGCATCAAAATTCCCCTATTCATGAGTCATGGGGTCTCCTCGAAGAAATTCATTCAACTGGCGGGGGATGCAGCCGAAGGGATCAAGCTGCCGTCAGGTAAGGTTATAGTTGCCGATGTGCTGCCCGCCTCAGATCCTCAGAAGAAATCCCTCCTGTCCTTCGTCAACGACTATAAGAGGCAATTCAAAGCTGAAGGCGACCATTTTGGCGGTCATGCCTGGGATGCGGTCATGCTCCTGAAAGGGGCCATCGAGAGGGGAGGGGATGCTCCTGCAGGTATCCGCAACCAACTGGAAAAGACCAGGCAGTTCCATGGCATTGGCGGTACCTTTACCTTTACGCCCAAGGACCATGCCGGTCTGGGCAAAGATGCCTTTGTTCTGGTGGAAGTTAAAAACAGGGACTGGGTCCTCGTCAAATAA
- a CDS encoding indolepyruvate oxidoreductase subunit beta translates to MSGKITNILMVGVGGQGTLLASEILSEVLKEAGFDVKKSEIHGMSQRGGSVVSHVRFGNEVNSPIIPEGEADILLGFELLESYRYLPLLKKGCKLVVNDLKINPSIVSTGGEAYPEGLEEKIRQRFPDCILLDGLKLATSAGNAKTANTVLIGALSKRLDIDEKYWLAAIGKMVPPKAVEINRKAFYLGREAA, encoded by the coding sequence ATGAGCGGCAAGATTACCAATATACTCATGGTAGGTGTGGGCGGACAGGGAACCCTTCTCGCCTCTGAAATACTCTCCGAAGTTCTCAAGGAGGCGGGTTTCGACGTGAAGAAAAGCGAGATCCACGGCATGTCCCAGCGAGGCGGCAGTGTCGTTTCTCACGTGCGCTTCGGTAATGAAGTCAATTCACCGATAATTCCCGAAGGAGAGGCCGACATTCTGCTCGGTTTCGAACTGCTCGAATCCTATCGCTACCTGCCTTTGTTGAAAAAAGGATGCAAGCTGGTCGTCAATGATCTGAAAATAAACCCTTCCATCGTTTCCACCGGGGGAGAAGCCTACCCTGAAGGGCTGGAAGAGAAGATCCGGCAGCGTTTTCCCGACTGCATTCTTCTTGACGGTCTGAAGCTTGCCACCTCTGCCGGCAATGCCAAAACTGCAAACACTGTGTTGATCGGTGCCCTCTCTAAACGCCTGGATATAGATGAAAAATACTGGCTTGCAGCCATTGGAAAAATGGTTCCCCCCAAAGCTGTAGAAATAAACCGGAAGGCATTTTACCTCGGCAGGGAAGCAGCTTGA
- a CDS encoding ABC transporter ATP-binding protein, translated as MLRLKNINTYYGKVHALKNVSIHLGQGEIVTLIGANGAGKTTILNTISGVTPAAGGEILFEKEPVQALSPDRIVRLGIAQVPEGRQVFKPLSVEDNLDLGAYLRHRQREAKSRIRQDKQEIFTLFPRLEERRKQPAGTLSGGEQQMLAIGRAMMTRPKLMLLDEPSMGLAPLVVQEIFRVIDNLRRQHGTTILLVEQNAKAALNLADRGYVLETGKVILEGLSSNLLENKDVQRAYLGREKKELWEK; from the coding sequence ATGCTGCGACTGAAGAACATAAATACCTATTACGGCAAAGTCCACGCCCTGAAAAATGTCTCCATACATCTGGGACAAGGGGAAATCGTAACTCTGATAGGGGCAAACGGAGCAGGGAAGACCACTATTCTCAATACCATTTCCGGTGTAACTCCCGCTGCAGGAGGGGAGATCCTCTTTGAAAAAGAGCCGGTCCAGGCCCTTTCGCCTGACCGTATCGTTCGTCTCGGCATTGCCCAGGTACCCGAAGGGCGCCAGGTTTTCAAACCGCTGTCCGTTGAGGATAACCTGGACTTGGGGGCATACCTCAGGCACCGGCAGAGAGAGGCGAAAAGCCGGATTCGGCAAGACAAACAGGAAATATTTACACTTTTCCCGCGACTTGAGGAACGCCGTAAACAACCTGCAGGCACCCTGTCCGGAGGGGAACAGCAGATGCTGGCCATCGGCCGGGCGATGATGACCCGCCCGAAGCTGATGCTCCTGGACGAACCGTCCATGGGACTGGCTCCACTGGTTGTCCAGGAGATTTTCCGGGTCATTGACAATCTGCGTCGCCAGCACGGCACGACCATACTGCTGGTGGAACAGAATGCAAAGGCCGCGCTTAATCTTGCCGACCGTGGCTATGTTCTCGAAACGGGTAAAGTGATACTTGAAGGATTGTCTTCGAACTTGTTGGAAAACAAGGATGTTCAGCGTGCGTATCTGGGCAGGGAAAAGAAAGAACTTTGGGAAAAGTAA
- a CDS encoding ABC transporter substrate-binding protein, whose protein sequence is MKKIVSYAIAMVTCFSVSTATAAPFVRIGALFSVTGPASFLGEPEKNTLEMLVKEINENGGINGTKLEAVIYDTGGDATKAKQLVNKLIKNDKVSVIIGPSTTGESMAIIDDVERAGIPLISCAAGLKITEPVKKWVFKTPANDHVAAEKIMNYMAKQKQKSFALLTVTDGFGQSGREQIKALARQKGLKIVADEVYGPKDTDMTAQLTKIRGLKPDAIICWGTNPGPAVITKNIKQLGIKTPIYMSHGVASKKYIQLAGADAAEGVMLPAGKLAIYDVLPKTDAQYKLLKSYDSSYKKAYGTEASTFGGYAYDAFLLLTQAIKKSGTTPEQIRNGIEQARKLVSISGVFNMSPTNHNGLDLSAFEMVRVTKGDWVVIK, encoded by the coding sequence ATGAAAAAGATCGTTTCGTATGCAATAGCAATGGTGACGTGCTTTTCTGTAAGCACGGCAACGGCAGCACCTTTCGTCCGCATCGGTGCATTATTCTCCGTTACCGGTCCTGCTTCCTTTCTTGGGGAACCTGAGAAAAACACACTGGAGATGCTGGTCAAGGAAATCAACGAAAATGGGGGGATCAACGGCACCAAACTGGAGGCCGTTATTTATGATACCGGTGGTGACGCCACCAAGGCAAAGCAGCTGGTCAACAAACTGATCAAGAATGACAAGGTGTCGGTCATCATCGGACCAAGCACCACCGGCGAATCCATGGCCATTATCGACGACGTGGAAAGAGCGGGTATTCCGCTTATTTCCTGTGCTGCGGGACTAAAGATTACCGAGCCGGTGAAGAAGTGGGTTTTTAAAACTCCTGCCAACGATCATGTTGCCGCTGAAAAGATCATGAACTACATGGCGAAGCAGAAGCAGAAATCCTTCGCCCTGCTGACGGTAACCGACGGTTTTGGCCAGTCGGGCCGGGAACAGATCAAGGCTCTGGCCAGGCAGAAAGGGCTGAAGATTGTTGCCGATGAAGTTTACGGGCCGAAAGATACTGATATGACGGCACAGCTGACCAAGATCAGGGGGCTGAAGCCCGACGCCATCATCTGCTGGGGGACCAATCCAGGGCCGGCAGTGATTACCAAGAACATCAAGCAACTGGGGATCAAGACTCCCATCTACATGAGTCATGGTGTGGCATCAAAGAAATATATCCAGTTGGCTGGCGCCGATGCCGCAGAAGGTGTAATGCTGCCAGCCGGCAAACTGGCCATCTATGATGTTCTGCCAAAAACCGACGCCCAGTACAAACTGCTGAAATCCTATGACAGTTCTTACAAAAAGGCTTACGGTACCGAAGCTTCCACATTCGGTGGCTATGCCTATGATGCTTTTCTTCTGCTGACCCAGGCCATTAAGAAGTCAGGAACTACCCCGGAGCAGATCCGCAACGGTATAGAGCAGGCCCGCAAACTGGTCAGCATCTCCGGAGTCTTCAACATGTCGCCCACAAACCACAATGGTCTTGATCTCTCCGCATTTGAAATGGTCAGGGTAACCAAAGGTGACTGGGTGGTCATCAAGTAA
- a CDS encoding branched-chain amino acid ABC transporter permease, giving the protein MQLEQILQYSLSGLATGAIYALIGIGFSIIYNATGIINFAQGEFVMLGGILTFFFLDILQFPLWGAVPMAVAGATLCGLLFERLAIRPLAKASPINLVIITIGGSILIRGLAMLVWGKDTHSVPSFSGDDPISIGSATLLPQHLWIIGITLVVICLNKYFFYHTISGKAMRACAYNPRAAGLVGIDVKRMVLLSFVISSAMGSMAGIIIAPLTMTAYDVGVMLGLKGFCAAIIGGMSTGMSVVVGGLLLGVLESLGAGMISSGYKDAIAFIILLLILFIRPQGLFGKAETERV; this is encoded by the coding sequence ATGCAGTTGGAACAGATCTTACAGTATTCTCTCTCAGGCCTTGCCACCGGAGCTATCTATGCATTGATCGGCATCGGTTTCTCCATCATCTACAACGCCACCGGCATCATCAACTTTGCCCAGGGTGAGTTCGTCATGCTGGGCGGTATCCTGACCTTCTTTTTTTTGGACATCCTCCAGTTCCCCCTCTGGGGCGCTGTCCCCATGGCGGTGGCCGGTGCAACGCTGTGCGGACTTCTTTTCGAACGGCTGGCCATCCGTCCGCTTGCCAAGGCATCACCCATCAACCTTGTCATCATCACCATCGGCGGCAGCATCCTTATCAGGGGGCTGGCCATGCTCGTCTGGGGGAAAGACACCCATTCAGTTCCCTCTTTTTCCGGAGACGACCCCATCAGCATCGGCAGTGCCACATTGCTTCCCCAGCACCTGTGGATCATAGGCATTACCCTGGTGGTAATCTGCCTGAACAAATATTTCTTCTACCATACCATCAGCGGCAAGGCCATGCGGGCCTGTGCCTACAACCCACGCGCAGCCGGCCTTGTCGGCATCGACGTGAAACGGATGGTGCTCCTGTCGTTCGTTATCAGCTCCGCCATGGGGTCCATGGCCGGCATCATCATCGCCCCGCTGACCATGACAGCCTATGATGTGGGGGTAATGCTCGGGCTCAAGGGCTTCTGTGCCGCGATCATCGGCGGTATGAGCACCGGGATGTCCGTAGTTGTCGGCGGGCTCCTGCTCGGGGTGCTGGAATCCCTCGGAGCGGGCATGATTTCGTCCGGTTACAAGGATGCCATTGCCTTCATCATCCTGCTCCTCATTCTCTTCATCCGCCCCCAGGGGCTGTTCGGCAAAGCCGAGACGGAACGGGTGTGA
- a CDS encoding ABC transporter ATP-binding protein — protein MLEIRGIKQVFGGVTALDDVSFTMHRGDITGVIGPNGAGKTTLFNIITGIYTRTAGAVILDDHDISDLPAERLAGLGMVRTFQNIELFAKMTVLENVMVGLHSRSKCGMLSCALRMPWAVAEERRIRSEAMGWLEFAGIAELAQVEAGNLPFGKGRLLELARAMACEPRILLMDEPAAGLNSQETLGLAKLIRAIRDKGVSVVLVEHDMELVMDICDRIVVLNLGKKLAEGTPREIQENAEVISAYLGEDL, from the coding sequence ATGCTTGAGATTCGGGGCATAAAGCAGGTTTTCGGAGGCGTTACCGCTCTGGATGATGTCTCCTTTACCATGCACCGTGGAGATATCACCGGTGTCATCGGTCCCAACGGAGCTGGGAAAACGACCCTCTTCAACATCATCACCGGCATCTACACCCGTACTGCCGGTGCGGTTATTCTTGACGACCATGATATTTCCGACCTGCCGGCGGAGCGGCTGGCAGGGCTTGGCATGGTTCGCACCTTTCAGAATATCGAACTGTTCGCAAAGATGACCGTGCTGGAAAATGTCATGGTCGGCCTCCATAGTCGCAGCAAATGCGGCATGCTTTCCTGTGCGTTGAGAATGCCCTGGGCTGTTGCCGAAGAACGCAGGATCCGCAGCGAGGCCATGGGGTGGCTGGAATTTGCCGGCATAGCAGAACTGGCCCAAGTTGAAGCGGGCAATCTGCCCTTCGGCAAGGGGCGCCTTTTGGAACTGGCCAGGGCCATGGCCTGTGAACCGCGAATATTGTTGATGGACGAGCCTGCTGCAGGCCTGAACAGCCAGGAAACCCTGGGACTCGCCAAGCTGATCAGGGCTATCCGGGACAAGGGAGTTTCGGTAGTTCTTGTCGAACACGACATGGAACTGGTGATGGATATCTGTGACCGTATCGTCGTCCTCAACCTTGGCAAGAAACTGGCAGAAGGGACTCCCCGTGAAATACAGGAAAATGCCGAGGTCATCTCTGCCTACCTGGGAGAGGATCTTTAG
- the iorA gene encoding indolepyruvate ferredoxin oxidoreductase subunit alpha: MKEILSGNEAIARGAFEAGVRVASAYPGTPSTEILENIVQYKNIDASWAPNEKVALEVGIGASFGGGRALVTMKHVGVNVAADPLFTFSYTGVNGGLVLVSADDPEMHSSQNEQDNRNYARFAKVPMLEPSDSQECKDFTRLAFDISEQFDTPVMLRTTTRTSHGKSIVTLEEPVTGLPIPKLTRNAAKFVMLPGNAKVRHPFIEERTLKLKEYGKNLPINRVEIRDTAIGVITSGVPYQYVREVLPEASVLKLGMVYPLPDQLIREFAAKVDKLYVVEELDPFMEEQIKALGITVLGKEIIPVCGELTPGILRKAFNLPEPEKNIVEKLPGRPPNMCPGCPHRGVFYTLNQLKAYVTGDIGCYTLGFLPPLSAMDTCVCMGASIGNATGITKVLSPEEQKKIVAVIGDSTFLHSGITGLLDMVYNKAPATVIILDNRITAMTGRQENPASGYTLMGEETFQVDLPQLVSALGVKNIRTLDPLDLAETKKVLQEEMDRAEPSVIITQRPCVLIKREGVFKRGNTFEVDLELCTGCRACLKLGCPAIIWQAEGEKKGKATIDPQLCTGCTICEQVCKFNAIGAKK; the protein is encoded by the coding sequence ATGAAGGAAATTCTTTCCGGCAACGAGGCAATTGCCCGCGGTGCCTTCGAAGCAGGGGTAAGGGTAGCCAGTGCTTATCCGGGCACCCCTTCCACAGAAATACTTGAAAACATCGTGCAGTATAAAAACATCGATGCGTCTTGGGCGCCAAACGAGAAAGTTGCATTAGAGGTGGGTATCGGCGCCTCTTTTGGCGGTGGCAGGGCACTGGTCACCATGAAACATGTGGGCGTCAATGTTGCCGCAGACCCGCTCTTCACTTTTTCCTACACCGGTGTCAATGGCGGGCTTGTCCTGGTCAGTGCGGACGACCCTGAAATGCATTCTTCCCAGAATGAACAGGATAATCGTAATTATGCCAGGTTTGCCAAGGTGCCCATGCTGGAGCCGTCAGATTCCCAGGAGTGCAAGGACTTCACCCGGCTGGCTTTCGACATATCCGAACAGTTTGACACCCCGGTCATGCTGCGCACCACCACCCGTACTTCCCATGGCAAATCAATTGTAACTCTGGAAGAGCCTGTTACCGGTTTGCCCATTCCAAAACTGACCAGGAACGCTGCTAAATTCGTCATGCTTCCCGGCAACGCCAAGGTCCGTCATCCGTTTATCGAAGAGAGGACTCTCAAGCTCAAAGAGTACGGGAAAAATCTTCCCATCAACCGCGTGGAAATTAGGGATACTGCCATCGGCGTTATCACATCGGGCGTCCCCTACCAGTATGTGCGCGAAGTATTGCCAGAGGCCTCGGTGCTGAAGCTTGGCATGGTCTACCCCCTGCCGGACCAATTGATCCGCGAATTTGCGGCAAAGGTCGATAAGCTCTATGTGGTCGAGGAACTCGATCCATTCATGGAAGAACAGATAAAGGCTCTCGGCATCACTGTCCTCGGCAAGGAAATCATTCCTGTCTGTGGTGAACTGACCCCAGGCATCCTGCGCAAAGCCTTCAATTTGCCCGAGCCGGAAAAAAACATCGTAGAGAAGCTGCCGGGGCGGCCTCCCAACATGTGTCCGGGGTGTCCCCATCGTGGCGTCTTCTATACCCTCAATCAACTGAAAGCTTATGTCACCGGGGATATAGGCTGCTACACCCTTGGCTTCCTGCCCCCCCTTTCCGCCATGGACACCTGCGTCTGCATGGGGGCCAGCATCGGCAATGCCACCGGCATCACCAAGGTTCTCTCCCCGGAGGAACAGAAAAAAATCGTGGCTGTCATCGGCGATTCAACCTTTCTCCATTCGGGCATAACAGGTCTGCTGGACATGGTTTACAACAAGGCGCCCGCCACGGTCATCATCCTCGACAATCGCATTACCGCCATGACCGGCAGACAGGAAAATCCCGCCTCCGGCTATACCCTCATGGGCGAAGAAACCTTTCAGGTCGATCTGCCCCAGTTGGTAAGCGCTTTGGGGGTAAAAAATATCAGAACCCTTGATCCACTAGATCTTGCCGAAACAAAAAAGGTCCTGCAGGAAGAGATGGACAGAGCTGAGCCATCGGTAATCATCACCCAAAGGCCATGCGTGCTCATCAAGAGGGAAGGGGTCTTCAAGAGAGGAAATACTTTCGAAGTGGACCTGGAGCTCTGCACGGGGTGCCGGGCCTGCCTGAAGCTCGGCTGTCCTGCTATCATCTGGCAGGCGGAGGGGGAGAAAAAAGGGAAGGCAACCATTGATCCACAGCTCTGCACGGGCTGCACCATCTGTGAGCAGGTCTGCAAATTCAACGCAATCGGGGCAAAAAAATGA
- a CDS encoding ACT domain-containing protein: protein MQVEQISIFIENKSGRLAEVTRILGENDINIRTLSLADTSDFGILRLIVNDREKACGVLKSNGFTVNRTEVVAVEVPDRPGGLSAILQALDRESINVEYMYAFVERCGENAVMIFRFDETAKAIETLLNNNFNILPGERLYSM from the coding sequence ATGCAGGTAGAACAGATCTCCATTTTCATTGAAAACAAGTCTGGTCGTCTGGCAGAGGTGACAAGGATCCTTGGGGAAAACGACATCAATATCCGCACACTCTCCCTTGCCGACACCTCGGATTTCGGGATTCTGCGGCTCATCGTAAATGATCGGGAAAAGGCATGCGGTGTGCTTAAGAGCAATGGCTTTACCGTCAATAGGACGGAGGTGGTAGCCGTGGAGGTCCCCGATCGTCCCGGAGGCCTCTCTGCAATTCTCCAGGCCCTGGACAGGGAATCCATCAACGTGGAATACATGTATGCCTTCGTGGAGCGATGCGGTGAAAATGCGGTCATGATTTTCCGTTTCGACGAAACGGCAAAGGCTATCGAAACCCTTCTGAATAATAATTTCAACATCCTGCCCGGTGAGCGGCTCTACAGCATGTAA